The following proteins are co-located in the Haloarcula marismortui ATCC 43049 genome:
- a CDS encoding poly-gamma-glutamate hydrolase family protein gives MTDETTNNDGAQSTNTPATTGDDSSQSATEAETTAEDTAADVSAKTSGIRRRAVIAGTLGSPALFGAGFAAVDSFGIPSMPSLIGVGAASPLEQARSGTATAGQMDSATVTVDEQAAQNLPTNRYRQLHIAEPVRNMLDRDRGDQVRVTRGNDAAVYTISETISGDASTVRTSAEGKCRVSFYEDGSFSDERRWGSLRGDDNCSLAGEAFDVEIDPRVPAADLSPSEAKERGELIETLNMGGSEYAVLAPHGGQIQPFTGGQVTRLRSEFSDASVTSWKLQGYGSDTSFYRWYVPSAELSTICYPRLAELSEQTYDYAVSFNGINEKTIYVGGAAPEDIRQSVADSIDSALPHDGSPVKLGESHYAADSPQTLVNRVTENQSNGIWIGQPIADRRKYSDLIAAAVGSALFDG, from the coding sequence ATGACAGATGAGACGACCAATAACGACGGCGCACAGTCAACAAACACCCCTGCTACCACTGGCGACGACAGTAGCCAGTCGGCCACCGAGGCAGAAACAACAGCTGAGGACACAGCGGCAGACGTAAGCGCGAAAACCAGTGGCATCCGCCGACGGGCGGTAATCGCTGGGACGCTCGGCTCTCCCGCTCTGTTCGGGGCCGGCTTTGCTGCCGTAGATTCATTCGGCATCCCGAGTATGCCGAGTCTCATCGGTGTCGGGGCTGCCAGTCCGTTAGAGCAGGCAAGAAGCGGCACTGCGACGGCTGGTCAGATGGACAGTGCGACCGTCACGGTCGACGAACAGGCGGCACAGAATCTCCCAACGAACCGCTACAGACAACTTCACATTGCGGAGCCGGTCCGCAATATGCTCGACCGCGACCGTGGCGATCAAGTGCGTGTTACTCGCGGAAACGACGCCGCAGTCTATACGATCAGTGAAACTATCAGTGGAGACGCAAGTACCGTTCGGACCTCAGCAGAGGGCAAATGCCGCGTTTCCTTCTACGAGGACGGGAGCTTCTCTGACGAACGGCGATGGGGTTCCCTGCGCGGGGATGATAACTGTAGCCTCGCCGGCGAAGCGTTTGACGTCGAGATTGATCCGCGAGTCCCTGCTGCAGACCTGAGCCCCAGTGAAGCAAAGGAACGCGGTGAACTCATCGAAACGCTCAATATGGGTGGGAGTGAGTACGCCGTCCTGGCACCGCACGGCGGACAGATACAGCCGTTCACCGGCGGGCAGGTCACACGTCTCCGTTCGGAATTCTCCGATGCCAGTGTCACGTCCTGGAAGCTTCAGGGATACGGGTCGGACACGAGTTTCTACCGGTGGTACGTCCCATCGGCAGAGCTCTCGACTATCTGCTATCCGCGTCTCGCCGAATTGTCCGAGCAAACATACGACTACGCAGTCAGTTTCAACGGTATCAACGAGAAAACGATCTATGTCGGTGGCGCTGCACCCGAAGACATCCGACAGTCGGTTGCCGATTCGATTGACAGTGCGCTGCCACACGACGGGTCGCCGGTCAAACTGGGTGAGAGTCACTACGCAGCAGACAGCCCACAGACGCTCGTCAATCGGGTTACTGAGAACCAATCGAACGGGATCTGGATCGGACAGCCCATCGCTGACAGGCGAAAGTACAGTGACTTGATCGCTGCTGCTGTCGGATCGGCGCTGTTCGACGGCTGA
- a CDS encoding poly-gamma-glutamate hydrolase family protein, with product MRETEDIGSAERCRLPQSMMDALGVQADQQVRLVYDGEAAVFTVALSDDTFGYINNNGRERLRAKSGSFRVAVSADVIDSNLDEEQAKAEGGFIERTTESEQSELAVLAPHGGYIEWGTDTQAERMTAQLDATKWCSSGWSPGGGAFRRWHITSTAIHPDSFPALQDISDREFDHAVAFHGWSESHVGIGGAAPTWLRRDVRDAISEVVDCDVRLATDGSRAGDSPENIINWITASGSDGVQIEQPWAVRDERRNTVADAVADVFEVL from the coding sequence ATGAGAGAGACCGAAGATATCGGCTCTGCGGAGCGGTGCCGGCTTCCACAGTCGATGATGGACGCTCTCGGTGTTCAGGCGGACCAGCAGGTTCGACTCGTGTACGACGGCGAGGCCGCAGTATTCACTGTTGCTCTCTCGGACGATACGTTCGGATACATCAACAACAATGGGAGAGAGCGTCTGCGAGCGAAAAGCGGGTCGTTCCGCGTTGCTGTTAGCGCAGACGTTATTGATTCGAATCTGGACGAAGAGCAAGCCAAAGCAGAAGGTGGGTTTATAGAACGGACAACTGAGTCGGAGCAGTCTGAACTGGCAGTCCTTGCGCCACACGGTGGATACATTGAGTGGGGAACTGACACGCAGGCGGAACGCATGACAGCCCAACTGGACGCAACCAAATGGTGTAGTTCGGGATGGTCGCCCGGCGGCGGCGCGTTCCGTCGGTGGCACATTACCTCGACAGCTATCCACCCGGACTCGTTCCCGGCCTTACAAGATATCTCTGATCGGGAGTTCGACCACGCCGTCGCCTTCCATGGCTGGTCAGAGTCTCACGTGGGTATTGGCGGCGCTGCACCCACCTGGCTCCGTAGAGACGTTCGCGACGCCATCTCCGAGGTTGTCGACTGTGACGTTCGCCTTGCTACTGATGGCTCACGGGCCGGCGATTCGCCGGAGAACATCATCAACTGGATCACCGCATCCGGGAGCGACGGCGTCCAGATTGAGCAACCGTGGGCGGTCAGAGACGAACGAAGAAACACCGTTGCTGACGCAGTTGCCGATGTATTTGAAGTGTTGTAG
- a CDS encoding DUF7576 family protein has product MVDPTSDHHEDIDEDEAPECATCGDAIANEVTHRVITWIEDSTVETAHFCNEDCRLEWQ; this is encoded by the coding sequence ATGGTCGACCCGACATCGGATCACCACGAAGATATCGACGAGGACGAGGCACCGGAGTGTGCTACCTGCGGTGACGCTATCGCTAACGAAGTGACTCACCGCGTCATTACATGGATTGAGGACAGCACCGTCGAAACAGCCCACTTTTGCAACGAAGACTGCCGGCTAGAGTGGCAGTAA
- the glmU gene encoding bifunctional sugar-1-phosphate nucleotidylyltransferase/acetyltransferase, protein MQAVVLAAGQGTRMRPLTDHTPKPMLPVADRPLVAHTADTAIQAGADELIFVVGYGAEAVRSYFGDEYGGVPVSFAVQEEQLGTADAVAAAKEHLEGPFAVLNGDNLYDAESLSGLFDAAPSVAAYRVDDPTSYGVLSTEGDTITGIVEKPDDPPTDLANAGAYVFPAEARDWLDVPLSDRGEREITDVLAKVIEESTVTAVAVDRWLDVGRPWELLEANEWKLGQLDRRLDGEVRGDADLRGEVVVEAGAVIEPGVVIEGPALVRSGAHVGPNAYIRGATLLGEDTHVGHGVELKNTVLMADSNVPHVSYVGDSVIGRDVNFGAGTQVANLRHDGDPVRMTVKGDRVSTGRRKFGVVAGDGAKTAINTSLNAGVVLSSGATTTPGESVTRDR, encoded by the coding sequence ATGCAAGCTGTCGTACTCGCGGCGGGGCAGGGGACGCGTATGCGGCCGTTGACGGACCACACACCGAAGCCGATGCTTCCGGTCGCTGACCGGCCGCTGGTGGCACACACCGCAGACACCGCGATTCAGGCGGGGGCCGACGAACTCATCTTCGTCGTTGGCTATGGGGCCGAGGCAGTCCGCTCGTACTTCGGCGATGAGTACGGCGGCGTCCCGGTCAGCTTTGCCGTCCAGGAGGAACAACTGGGGACCGCCGATGCGGTGGCCGCCGCAAAGGAACATCTTGAGGGTCCCTTCGCAGTCCTCAACGGCGACAATCTCTACGACGCCGAGAGTCTCAGCGGCCTCTTTGACGCCGCGCCGTCGGTCGCCGCCTACCGCGTTGACGACCCGACAAGCTACGGCGTCTTATCAACTGAGGGCGACACCATCACCGGCATCGTCGAGAAACCGGACGACCCGCCAACGGATCTGGCGAACGCAGGCGCGTACGTCTTCCCGGCCGAGGCACGGGACTGGCTGGACGTGCCCCTCAGCGACCGCGGGGAGCGCGAAATCACGGATGTCCTTGCGAAAGTCATCGAGGAGTCGACAGTCACCGCCGTTGCGGTCGACCGCTGGCTGGATGTGGGCCGTCCCTGGGAGCTACTGGAGGCCAACGAGTGGAAACTGGGACAACTGGACCGGCGACTCGACGGCGAGGTGCGAGGCGATGCGGACCTGCGCGGCGAAGTCGTCGTCGAGGCGGGTGCAGTCATCGAACCCGGCGTCGTCATCGAGGGGCCAGCGCTGGTCCGCTCTGGCGCTCACGTCGGGCCGAACGCCTACATTCGTGGGGCGACCCTTCTGGGTGAAGATACCCACGTCGGCCACGGGGTCGAACTCAAGAACACGGTTTTGATGGCTGATTCGAACGTTCCCCACGTCTCCTACGTGGGTGACAGCGTCATCGGTCGCGATGTCAACTTCGGCGCTGGAACGCAGGTGGCGAACCTTCGCCACGACGGCGACCCGGTGCGGATGACGGTGAAAGGCGACCGCGTCTCGACGGGCCGGCGGAAGTTCGGTGTCGTCGCGGGCGACGGCGCAAAGACGGCCATCAACACCAGTCTGAACGCCGGCGTTGTCCTCTCATCGGGCGCGACGACGACACCCGGCGAATCCGTCACTCGGGACCGATAG
- a CDS encoding DUF4352 domain-containing protein — protein sequence MDRRTYIGTIGSSMAALSLAGCSGSDGGDGNESTSTPEPTYEVDQEAPARLKLLSVSGPKEVAFGDTIKGDVTAVNVGGEPISGDATIEFVHSESGATEPQTVTVNADGLKSGEEVSHSYRVDANYAGAWAFETSSDFYAVDDTVTSTVSVLPKQGSTGETIELASGVQATVSDMTYEQMIAYELSPGERTIGDNTAHAIRETVSDNILLILSVTFENGTGEAKTVSKDDFVVPESSFVSESAAGRDGTNAAGENINPGQTYSGHLIYAVPKAQIDDLTFGINLAEGSAVADIEIPLQSPGGFPEFELANIDVPPEDVTGDEATVAMEVENVGDSAGMFKSIFEFKTPEESGLFASYSADTWYIDADGPFTQRIPAGETRTIELVTEPDSDRRWDYRTTPFGAEWTFEAVE from the coding sequence ATGGACCGACGAACATACATCGGTACGATTGGAAGCAGCATGGCTGCACTCAGCCTTGCCGGATGCAGTGGTAGCGACGGGGGAGACGGAAACGAGTCAACATCAACGCCCGAACCCACGTATGAAGTAGACCAGGAAGCACCGGCGCGACTGAAATTGCTCTCAGTGAGTGGGCCAAAAGAGGTCGCGTTCGGTGACACCATCAAGGGTGACGTGACTGCTGTCAACGTCGGTGGCGAGCCGATCTCCGGGGATGCGACCATCGAGTTCGTCCATTCAGAATCGGGTGCCACTGAGCCACAGACAGTTACCGTCAACGCTGATGGCCTGAAATCCGGCGAAGAAGTCTCGCATAGCTATCGTGTTGACGCCAACTACGCCGGTGCATGGGCGTTTGAAACGTCTTCGGACTTCTACGCTGTCGACGATACAGTCACGTCAACCGTGTCGGTCCTCCCGAAGCAGGGGAGCACTGGGGAAACCATTGAGCTTGCGAGTGGGGTTCAGGCCACAGTGTCCGATATGACCTATGAACAGATGATAGCCTACGAGTTGTCTCCTGGCGAACGGACCATAGGCGACAACACTGCACATGCTATCCGCGAAACGGTCTCAGATAATATCCTGCTGATTCTGAGCGTTACGTTCGAGAATGGAACGGGTGAGGCAAAGACAGTGTCAAAAGACGACTTTGTTGTTCCCGAATCGAGCTTCGTGAGCGAGTCGGCCGCAGGTCGTGACGGAACGAATGCAGCCGGGGAGAACATCAACCCGGGACAGACCTACAGCGGCCACCTGATTTACGCTGTCCCGAAGGCTCAGATTGACGACCTCACATTCGGGATAAACCTCGCTGAGGGGAGTGCGGTCGCTGATATCGAAATCCCGCTACAGTCTCCCGGTGGCTTCCCCGAGTTCGAACTGGCGAATATCGATGTGCCACCGGAGGATGTTACAGGCGATGAAGCAACAGTTGCGATGGAGGTCGAAAATGTGGGTGACAGCGCCGGAATGTTCAAATCTATCTTCGAGTTCAAAACACCCGAAGAGTCAGGCTTATTTGCCAGCTATTCCGCCGATACGTGGTACATTGACGCCGATGGCCCCTTCACACAGCGGATTCCCGCTGGAGAAACTAGAACCATCGAACTGGTGACGGAGCCGGATTCGGACAGACGGTGGGACTACCGGACGACACCTTTCGGAGCGGAGTGGACGTTCGAGGCCGTAGAATAG
- a CDS encoding 3-hydroxyacyl-CoA dehydrogenase/enoyl-CoA hydratase family protein: MDFEDIDTIAVLGAGNMGHGITEVAALAGYDVRMRDIKDEFVEDGYDNIEWSLNKLAERDQLTQEEADAALDRVTPLVDVEEAVSDVDVVIEAVPEKMEIKKDVYTEVEEHAPENAIFATNTSSLSITELSEVTERPEQFCGMHFFNPPVRMQLVEVISGAHSGDDTLEAIEALAEDFGKTPVRVRKDSPGFIVNRILVPLMNEAAWLVHDDAATIAEVDSTTKFDMGLPMGSFELSDQVGNDVGLHVLEYMHEVLGEPYAPCPLLEEKVENEELGKKTGKGFYDYENGGVDIPTDAGREDVEHRLVAVMANEVGKLVENDVAPVADIDQAVQLGGGFPDGPAKIADKTGLETLIDTLEETHEETGADRYAVADGLREAAESGGFYGSDDDAPAEFDNVTVEYPGDMVGHIELDRPHRMNTVSPDLMDDLADAVDLLENDDEVRAILLTGAGDKAFSAGADVQAMASNATPLDAIELSRKGQQTFGKLEECSMPVVAGIDGYALGGGMELATCADLRVASERSELGQPEHNLGLLPGWGGTQRLARIVGEGRAKEIIFTGDRYDADEMAEYGFINEVVDNDALHERALEMAKDMAAGPPVAQKLTKRAMLAGRDDIDAGLEVESQAFGHLIGTDDVMEGINAFMGDGEPDFEGK, from the coding sequence ATGGATTTCGAGGATATTGACACTATCGCCGTGCTCGGTGCCGGGAATATGGGCCATGGAATCACCGAAGTGGCCGCGCTCGCAGGCTACGACGTGCGGATGCGAGACATCAAAGACGAGTTCGTCGAGGACGGCTACGACAACATCGAGTGGTCGCTGAACAAGCTGGCCGAGAGAGACCAGCTCACCCAGGAGGAAGCCGATGCGGCGCTTGACCGCGTCACGCCGCTGGTCGATGTCGAGGAAGCAGTCAGCGACGTCGACGTGGTCATCGAAGCCGTGCCGGAGAAAATGGAGATCAAGAAGGACGTGTACACAGAGGTCGAAGAACACGCGCCCGAAAACGCCATCTTCGCCACCAATACATCCAGCCTCTCCATCACGGAGTTGTCGGAAGTGACCGAGCGGCCCGAGCAGTTCTGTGGGATGCACTTCTTCAATCCGCCGGTGCGGATGCAACTGGTCGAGGTCATCTCCGGCGCACACTCGGGCGACGACACGCTGGAAGCCATCGAGGCGCTTGCCGAAGACTTCGGCAAAACACCGGTCCGCGTCCGCAAGGACTCGCCGGGATTCATCGTCAACCGCATCCTCGTCCCGCTGATGAACGAGGCCGCGTGGCTCGTCCACGACGACGCGGCGACCATCGCCGAGGTCGACTCGACGACGAAGTTCGACATGGGCCTGCCGATGGGGTCGTTCGAACTCTCGGACCAGGTCGGCAACGACGTGGGGCTGCACGTGCTTGAGTACATGCACGAGGTCCTCGGCGAGCCGTACGCCCCGTGTCCGCTGCTCGAAGAGAAGGTCGAGAACGAGGAACTCGGGAAGAAGACCGGGAAGGGCTTCTACGACTATGAGAACGGCGGCGTCGACATTCCGACGGATGCCGGCCGCGAAGATGTCGAGCACCGCCTCGTCGCCGTGATGGCAAACGAGGTCGGGAAACTCGTCGAGAACGACGTCGCTCCCGTTGCAGACATTGACCAGGCCGTCCAGCTCGGCGGCGGCTTCCCGGACGGTCCCGCAAAAATCGCCGACAAGACCGGTCTGGAGACGCTTATCGACACACTCGAGGAAACCCACGAGGAGACCGGCGCGGACCGCTATGCCGTCGCTGACGGCCTCCGAGAGGCCGCCGAGTCGGGCGGCTTCTACGGCAGCGACGACGATGCGCCGGCGGAGTTCGACAACGTCACCGTCGAATATCCCGGTGACATGGTCGGTCACATCGAACTCGACCGCCCGCACCGGATGAACACCGTCAGCCCGGACCTGATGGACGACCTTGCCGACGCCGTCGACCTGCTCGAAAATGACGACGAGGTGCGTGCCATCCTGCTGACCGGAGCCGGCGACAAGGCGTTCTCCGCCGGGGCCGACGTGCAGGCGATGGCCTCGAACGCGACGCCGCTGGACGCCATTGAACTCTCCCGCAAGGGCCAGCAAACCTTCGGCAAGCTTGAGGAATGCTCGATGCCAGTCGTCGCCGGAATCGACGGCTACGCGCTGGGCGGCGGGATGGAACTGGCGACCTGTGCCGACCTCCGCGTGGCCTCGGAACGCTCCGAACTGGGCCAGCCCGAACACAACCTCGGCCTACTGCCGGGCTGGGGTGGCACGCAACGCCTCGCTCGCATCGTCGGCGAAGGCCGCGCCAAGGAGATTATCTTCACCGGTGACCGTTACGACGCCGACGAGATGGCCGAGTACGGCTTCATCAACGAGGTTGTCGACAACGACGCTCTGCACGAGCGGGCGCTGGAGATGGCCAAAGACATGGCCGCCGGCCCGCCGGTCGCACAGAAACTCACCAAGCGCGCCATGCTCGCCGGCCGCGACGACATCGACGCTGGCCTCGAAGTCGAATCACAGGCCTTCGGCCACCTCATCGGGACCGACGACGTGATGGAGGGCATCAACGCGTTCATGGGCGACGGAGAGCCGGACTTCGAAGGGAAGTAA
- a CDS encoding acyl-CoA dehydrogenase family protein, which yields MDFGLTEEQRQIQDEIARFAENEIKPVATEYDTEEKFPREIVEKAAEMGLTGANIPMEYGGAGYDTLTNAIIAEELFAADPGIGLSIQSAAFGADALIGFGSEAQKEEYLEPVATGDAIMGAAISEPDTGSDVSSVSTQARKDGDEWVINGNKMWITNGSVGDYFVVLCETDPDAEGRYNGFSQILIESDRDGFEAEKITGKLGIRASDTAELILNDVRVPEDNLVGTRGAGFLQIMQFFDETRTGVAAQGVGIARGAAERALEYAQDREQFGQSISEFQATQHKLAEMFTEIEAARQLTHKSAWSVDNDADKLTQLASMAKEKASRVAVETADEAVQIHGGAGYVNDFDVERFYRDAKITQIYEGTTEIQKNIIARELLGKGMT from the coding sequence ATGGACTTCGGACTGACAGAAGAGCAGCGACAGATACAGGACGAGATAGCCCGGTTCGCGGAAAACGAAATCAAACCCGTCGCGACCGAGTACGACACTGAAGAGAAGTTCCCACGAGAAATCGTCGAAAAGGCCGCTGAGATGGGGCTAACCGGGGCGAACATCCCGATGGAGTATGGTGGCGCAGGCTACGATACGCTGACGAACGCCATCATCGCCGAGGAGCTGTTCGCGGCCGATCCCGGTATCGGTCTGAGCATCCAGTCGGCCGCGTTCGGTGCTGACGCCCTCATCGGGTTTGGCTCAGAGGCCCAGAAGGAGGAGTACTTGGAGCCCGTTGCCACGGGCGACGCCATCATGGGCGCGGCCATCTCCGAACCCGACACCGGCTCGGACGTGTCGTCGGTGTCGACGCAGGCACGAAAGGACGGCGACGAGTGGGTCATCAACGGCAACAAGATGTGGATCACTAACGGCTCGGTCGGCGACTACTTCGTCGTGCTCTGTGAGACTGACCCGGACGCGGAGGGGCGGTACAACGGCTTCTCGCAGATTCTCATTGAGTCCGACCGCGACGGGTTCGAAGCCGAGAAGATTACGGGGAAACTGGGTATCCGTGCGTCGGATACCGCAGAACTCATTCTCAACGATGTGCGCGTCCCCGAAGACAACCTTGTGGGAACGCGCGGGGCCGGCTTCCTCCAGATAATGCAGTTCTTCGACGAGACCCGGACCGGCGTGGCCGCACAGGGCGTCGGTATCGCTCGCGGGGCCGCCGAGCGCGCGCTGGAGTACGCCCAAGACCGCGAGCAGTTCGGCCAGTCCATCTCAGAGTTCCAGGCCACCCAGCACAAACTCGCCGAGATGTTCACCGAAATCGAGGCGGCACGCCAGCTAACTCACAAGTCCGCCTGGAGCGTCGACAACGACGCCGACAAGCTCACCCAGCTGGCCTCAATGGCCAAAGAAAAGGCCTCCCGCGTCGCCGTCGAAACAGCCGACGAGGCCGTCCAGATCCACGGCGGCGCTGGCTACGTCAACGACTTCGACGTCGAGCGGTTCTACCGCGACGCCAAGATCACCCAGATCTACGAGGGGACGACCGAGATCCAGAAGAATATCATCGCCCGAGAACTGCTCGGGAAGGGCATGACGTAA
- the cysE gene encoding serine O-acetyltransferase: MFDRLKADIRTALTKDPAATSAMEVALTYPGLHAIWAYRVAHWLWANDRALLARLISHVARFLTGVEIHPAAEIGERVFIDHGMGIVIGETAEIGDDVLLYHGVTLGGTSMRREKRHPTVKDGATIGADASIMGPITVGENASVGAGAVVVDDVTPDTTVVGNPAEPVGAAGVASPNPDPIIADG; this comes from the coding sequence ATGTTTGACCGACTGAAAGCAGATATTCGTACAGCACTCACAAAGGACCCGGCGGCGACCAGCGCGATGGAGGTTGCGCTCACGTACCCCGGCCTGCACGCGATCTGGGCCTATCGTGTCGCCCACTGGCTCTGGGCGAACGACCGAGCGTTGCTCGCCAGACTCATCTCCCACGTCGCGCGGTTCCTGACCGGCGTCGAGATCCACCCCGCCGCGGAGATCGGCGAGCGCGTGTTCATCGACCACGGGATGGGCATCGTCATCGGGGAGACGGCCGAAATCGGCGACGACGTGCTCCTGTACCACGGTGTCACCCTCGGCGGCACGTCCATGCGCCGCGAAAAGCGCCACCCGACGGTCAAGGACGGCGCGACCATCGGCGCTGATGCCTCGATAATGGGACCGATCACCGTTGGAGAGAACGCGTCCGTCGGCGCTGGCGCAGTCGTCGTCGATGACGTGACCCCGGACACGACAGTCGTGGGCAACCCGGCGGAGCCTGTCGGCGCTGCCGGTGTCGCCTCACCAAATCCGGACCCTATCATCGCTGACGGCTAA